From Thermoflavifilum aggregans, a single genomic window includes:
- a CDS encoding bifunctional 4-hydroxy-2-oxoglutarate aldolase/2-dehydro-3-deoxy-phosphogluconate aldolase translates to MANRQQITEHILRQGILPLYFHADEAVSTEVLRAIYRAGIRAVEYTNRGETAFRNFRTLITIRNQEMPDMWLGVGTIKQLKEAEQYVAAGADFLVSPGYLPEVAGFAIGHDLLYAPGCMTPTEIMAAENQGLQLIKLFPGSLLGPEFVSSIRDIFPKLWFMPTGGVDTTKENLERWFKAGVSAVGMGSKLISKKLMEQRDYATIEKLTREVLQTIHDIKNQQS, encoded by the coding sequence ATGGCCAACAGACAACAGATCACAGAGCATATTCTTCGGCAGGGTATTTTACCCCTGTATTTTCATGCAGACGAGGCTGTCAGCACGGAGGTGCTTCGGGCTATCTACCGGGCCGGCATCCGGGCGGTGGAATATACCAACCGCGGAGAGACCGCTTTCCGGAACTTTCGTACACTGATCACCATTCGCAACCAGGAAATGCCCGATATGTGGTTGGGCGTGGGCACCATTAAACAGCTGAAAGAAGCCGAGCAATATGTGGCAGCAGGAGCCGATTTTTTGGTGAGCCCTGGTTATCTGCCTGAGGTGGCTGGTTTTGCTATCGGGCATGATTTGCTTTATGCGCCCGGATGCATGACACCTACAGAAATCATGGCTGCTGAAAACCAGGGATTGCAGCTGATTAAGCTGTTTCCCGGCAGTCTGTTGGGTCCGGAATTCGTCAGCAGCATCCGCGATATTTTCCCGAAGCTGTGGTTTATGCCTACCGGTGGCGTGGATACCACCAAGGAAAATCTGGAACGCTGGTTCAAGGCAGGGGTCAGTGCCGTGGGCATGGGCAGTAAACTCATCAGCAAAAAACTGATGGAACAGCGCGATTACGCTACCATCGAAAAGCTTACCCGGGAAGTATTGCAAACCATTCACGATATCAAAAACCAACAATCATGA
- a CDS encoding aspartate carbamoyltransferase catalytic subunit encodes MSDADHYLCYPMSLSVKHLLGIRDLTAEDIEIIFQTADQFKEVLNRPIKKVPTLRDTTVVNLFFENSTRTRISFELAEKRLSADVVNFSAGVSSVKKGETLIDTVHNILAMKVDMVVMRHSASGAPHFLARHIPASVINAGDGINEHPTQALLDAYSIRERLGEVKGVRVAIIGDIMHSRVALSNIYCLKKLGAEVMVAGPPTLIPKYIEEALDVRVCYHVKDALAWCDVANVLRIQLERQNRPLFSSLREYNLYYGIKRSWIDALQKPIVIMHPGPINRGVELDSEVADSPQSIILQQVENGVAIRMAVLYLLAGKKESFS; translated from the coding sequence TTGAGTGATGCAGATCATTACCTTTGCTACCCGATGTCTCTCTCGGTCAAACACCTGCTGGGCATTCGCGATCTTACTGCTGAAGATATTGAAATTATTTTTCAAACTGCCGATCAGTTTAAAGAAGTATTGAACCGGCCTATCAAAAAAGTGCCCACCCTGCGCGATACTACGGTGGTGAATTTATTTTTTGAGAATTCAACCCGCACACGGATTTCCTTTGAGCTGGCCGAGAAAAGGCTTTCTGCCGATGTGGTGAATTTTTCGGCAGGTGTATCTTCGGTAAAAAAGGGGGAAACGCTGATTGATACCGTGCACAATATTCTGGCCATGAAGGTTGATATGGTCGTGATGCGGCATTCGGCCAGTGGTGCGCCCCACTTTCTGGCACGACATATCCCGGCCAGCGTGATCAATGCCGGCGATGGCATCAATGAACATCCCACGCAGGCCTTGCTCGATGCCTATTCCATCCGCGAAAGGTTGGGGGAGGTGAAAGGCGTGCGGGTGGCTATCATCGGTGATATCATGCACTCGCGGGTAGCCTTGTCCAACATCTACTGCCTGAAAAAATTAGGTGCAGAAGTAATGGTGGCCGGCCCGCCCACGCTGATTCCGAAATACATAGAGGAAGCCCTGGACGTAAGGGTTTGTTATCATGTTAAAGATGCATTGGCCTGGTGTGATGTAGCTAATGTGCTGCGGATACAGCTGGAACGGCAAAATCGCCCGCTTTTTTCCTCGCTGCGCGAATACAATTTGTATTATGGCATCAAACGCAGCTGGATCGATGCGCTTCAGAAACCTATCGTAATCATGCATCCCGGGCCTATCAACCGGGGAGTAGAACTGGATTCGGAAGTGGCAGACTCACCTCAATCCATCATCCTGCAGCAGGTTGAAAACGGCGTGGCTATCCGGATGGCCGTCTTGTATTT
- a CDS encoding acyltransferase — protein MIHPTAVVDKGCVIGEGTRIWHFSHLMAGAHIGSSCHIGQNVFIASGVIVGNGVKIQNNVSLYTGVIIEDDVFLGPSCVFTNVRNPRSEISRKDQYQTTIVRKGATIGANATIICGLEIGSYAFIGAGAVVTHNVPAYALMVGCPARQAGWVSSYGHRLQFDAKGWAVCPESGIRYRLQEGRVEKIS, from the coding sequence ATGATCCACCCAACCGCTGTTGTGGATAAGGGCTGCGTCATTGGTGAAGGCACCAGAATCTGGCATTTTTCGCACCTTATGGCGGGTGCCCACATCGGCAGCTCATGCCATATTGGCCAGAACGTTTTTATTGCTTCGGGTGTAATTGTGGGTAATGGGGTAAAAATCCAGAACAATGTATCGCTTTACACCGGTGTGATCATTGAAGATGATGTGTTTCTTGGGCCTTCGTGTGTATTCACCAATGTACGCAATCCTCGCAGCGAAATCAGCCGCAAGGATCAATATCAGACCACCATCGTACGAAAAGGGGCTACCATCGGGGCGAATGCAACTATTATTTGCGGCCTTGAAATTGGGAGCTATGCATTTATTGGTGCCGGAGCTGTCGTAACGCACAACGTGCCGGCCTATGCACTGATGGTGGGCTGTCCGGCGCGGCAGGCAGGCTGGGTAAGCTCCTATGGTCATCGCCTTCAGTTTGATGCAAAAGGATGGGCCGTTTGCCCAGAAAGCGGAATCCGCTACAGGCTGCAGGAAGGCCGGGTAGAAAAAATCAGCTGA
- a CDS encoding MFS transporter codes for MSLEPRVADTLAEKVRPFRWRILALLFIATTINYMDRSIIGVLGPTLRDYIFHWSNTQYSYINISFMIAYAVGMLIMGGIIDRVGTRAGYAISIGIWSFFSLMHAFVNRTMGWIGFAVARFGLGIGESGNFPACIKTVAEWFPKKERALATGIFNAGSNVGAVLAPLVIPLIVSNTGRHWQYAFCVTFVFSMIWVIIWLTTYRKPEKHRKVSKQELSYILSDSEAESDERISWWRVLPLRETWAFAVAKLPDAVWWFYLFWGGFFLNHQFGLELKGLALPLIIIYLMADLGSIFGGWLSSFFIKKKHWPINRARKTAMLICGIIILPVVFATQTHNEWLAVFLIGLAAGGHQAWSANAFTLASDVFPKKATASVVGIGGMIGALASVAANFGLGHVLDQSEKSGYFVAFLVAGSLYLVALFFIHLIMPHMTPRDEQLQYVSSAKTEKTDS; via the coding sequence ATGAGTCTGGAACCACGGGTGGCCGATACGCTTGCGGAGAAAGTACGTCCTTTTCGCTGGCGTATCCTGGCCCTGCTCTTTATTGCCACTACCATCAACTACATGGACCGCAGCATCATCGGTGTATTGGGGCCTACTTTGCGCGATTATATTTTTCACTGGAGCAATACGCAGTACAGTTATATCAATATCTCTTTCATGATTGCCTATGCCGTAGGTATGCTGATCATGGGAGGTATTATTGATCGGGTAGGTACAAGAGCCGGATATGCCATATCTATTGGCATCTGGAGCTTTTTCAGCCTGATGCATGCCTTTGTCAACCGCACCATGGGCTGGATTGGCTTTGCTGTGGCGCGTTTTGGACTGGGTATTGGCGAGTCGGGTAATTTTCCGGCCTGTATCAAAACTGTAGCTGAATGGTTTCCAAAAAAGGAGCGGGCATTGGCCACAGGCATTTTCAATGCAGGCAGCAATGTGGGGGCGGTACTGGCTCCATTGGTCATTCCCCTGATCGTAAGCAACACGGGCAGGCACTGGCAATATGCCTTTTGTGTGACTTTCGTTTTCAGTATGATTTGGGTTATCATTTGGCTTACCACCTATCGCAAACCTGAAAAGCACCGCAAGGTATCCAAACAGGAACTGTCCTACATTTTAAGCGATTCAGAGGCGGAAAGTGACGAGCGCATTTCCTGGTGGCGGGTATTGCCGCTCAGGGAAACCTGGGCATTTGCCGTAGCCAAGCTGCCTGATGCCGTTTGGTGGTTTTATCTGTTCTGGGGAGGTTTTTTCTTGAATCATCAGTTTGGATTGGAACTCAAAGGATTGGCTTTGCCACTGATCATCATTTACCTAATGGCCGATCTGGGAAGCATTTTCGGAGGATGGCTTTCTTCCTTTTTTATCAAGAAAAAGCACTGGCCCATCAATCGTGCACGCAAAACTGCCATGCTTATCTGCGGGATTATTATCCTGCCGGTGGTGTTTGCCACCCAAACGCACAACGAATGGCTGGCTGTATTCCTGATTGGACTCGCCGCTGGTGGGCATCAGGCATGGTCGGCCAATGCGTTTACACTGGCATCGGATGTATTTCCCAAGAAAGCAACGGCTTCTGTGGTGGGTATTGGTGGCATGATAGGTGCGCTAGCCAGTGTGGCGGCCAATTTCGGATTGGGACATGTGCTGGATCAGAGTGAAAAAAGCGGGTATTTTGTGGCCTTCTTAGTTGCCGGCAGTTTATATCTGGTGGCCTTGTTTTTCATTCATCTCATCATGCCTCATATGACACCTCGCGATGAGCAGCTGCAGTATGTTTCATCGGCCAAAACCGAAAAGACTGATTCGTAG
- a CDS encoding sugar kinase gives MSKKVVTFGEIMLRLSTPGYQRFVQAERFDVTYGGGEANVAVALCNYGLQGTFVTKVPNNPIGQAAINHLRRYGVDTQYIARGGERLGIYFLETGASMRASQVIYDRAHAAIAEAGPEDFDFDRILDGAVWFHTTGITPALSDKAAALTEQALKTARAKGITTSIDLNYRKKLWSKEKAREVMTRLCQYVDVCIGNEEDAEATLGFKAKGTDVTKGELNLEGYQDVFRQMREKFGFKYIATSLRESYSASDNGWSALLYDGNEFYHTRKYEVRIVDRVGSGDSFASGFIYGLITGMDMRQAAEFGVAASALKHTIPGDMNHATLEEVLQLMKGDASGRVQR, from the coding sequence ATGTCAAAAAAAGTTGTCACGTTTGGAGAAATCATGCTGCGGCTTTCCACTCCCGGCTATCAGCGTTTTGTGCAGGCTGAACGGTTTGACGTCACCTATGGCGGAGGGGAAGCCAATGTAGCTGTAGCGCTTTGCAATTATGGTTTGCAAGGAACCTTTGTGACCAAGGTGCCCAATAATCCCATTGGACAGGCGGCCATCAATCACTTGCGGCGGTATGGAGTGGATACGCAATACATAGCGCGCGGAGGAGAAAGGCTGGGCATTTATTTTTTGGAAACAGGAGCTTCCATGCGTGCCTCGCAGGTGATCTACGATCGCGCTCATGCTGCCATTGCCGAAGCCGGACCGGAAGATTTTGATTTTGACCGGATTCTCGATGGAGCCGTTTGGTTTCACACCACAGGCATTACGCCGGCATTGAGCGACAAAGCAGCTGCGTTAACCGAACAGGCACTGAAAACAGCCCGGGCCAAGGGTATCACAACCAGCATTGACCTGAATTACAGGAAAAAATTATGGAGCAAAGAAAAAGCCCGGGAAGTGATGACCCGGCTCTGCCAGTATGTGGATGTGTGCATTGGCAATGAAGAAGATGCAGAAGCTACACTGGGTTTCAAGGCAAAAGGAACCGATGTTACCAAAGGCGAGCTGAATCTGGAAGGATACCAGGATGTATTTCGCCAGATGCGGGAAAAGTTTGGTTTCAAATACATTGCTACCTCCCTGCGGGAAAGCTATAGTGCCAGCGATAATGGCTGGAGCGCCTTGTTATACGACGGAAATGAATTTTACCACACCAGAAAATATGAAGTCCGCATCGTAGATCGTGTGGGCAGTGGCGATAGCTTTGCCAGCGGATTTATTTACGGGCTAATTACGGGCATGGATATGCGGCAGGCTGCCGAGTTTGGGGTAGCAGCATCGGCCCTAAAGCACACTATTCCCGGCGATATGAATCATGCTACGCTGGAAGAAGTTTTGCAGCTTATGAAAGGCGATGCCAGCGGAAGAGTTCAGAGATGA